From Cognatishimia activa, one genomic window encodes:
- the hemN gene encoding oxygen-independent coproporphyrinogen III oxidase — MRPKQQFADLGLFDAKVPRYTSYPTAPHFSNDIDAGFFESCLSEIPENSEVSLYVHVPFCRRLCWFCACRTQGTQTASPVAAYVEVLQSELALLKSRLPKGVSLSRLHWGGGTPTLLTADMITALSESIFELAPMAEGGEFSVEIDPNEIDETRMDALAAASMNRASIGVQDFDRGIQETIGRLQSYEVTKRAIDMIRDRGVESLNADILFGLPHQTPEKITESVQKLLSLSPDRVALYGYAHVPWMAKRQQLIPSDALPTPEERLALFETAAELFSWDGYDAIGIDHFALPTDGLAKAAQKGLLRRNFQGYTDDQADVLIGVGASSISKFPQGYAQNAPATAAYTKAVQSGAFSVSRGHEFSDEDRLNARLIEAVMCDFAVNAKEIVETFAISQDDLRDIFDAVNLKFDGLLNVSDEGLLVPTEVRPLTRLIARAFDAYDQSKARHSAAI; from the coding sequence ATGAGACCAAAACAGCAATTCGCCGATCTGGGACTGTTTGACGCGAAAGTACCTCGCTACACAAGCTACCCCACCGCCCCGCACTTCAGCAATGATATTGATGCGGGTTTTTTTGAGTCATGCCTGTCGGAAATCCCCGAGAATTCAGAGGTTTCTCTCTATGTGCATGTTCCCTTCTGTCGGCGGCTCTGCTGGTTCTGTGCCTGCCGCACGCAGGGTACGCAAACGGCCTCCCCCGTTGCTGCCTATGTTGAGGTTTTACAAAGCGAACTTGCATTATTGAAATCACGCTTGCCAAAAGGTGTTTCTTTGTCACGCCTTCACTGGGGCGGTGGTACACCAACACTTTTGACCGCCGATATGATCACGGCGCTTTCAGAAAGCATCTTCGAGCTCGCACCAATGGCTGAGGGCGGAGAGTTTTCGGTTGAAATCGATCCAAATGAAATTGACGAAACCCGCATGGACGCGCTTGCAGCGGCGAGCATGAATCGCGCATCGATCGGTGTGCAGGATTTCGACCGAGGCATTCAGGAAACCATCGGTCGCCTGCAAAGCTATGAGGTCACGAAGCGCGCTATCGATATGATCCGGGATCGCGGCGTTGAAAGCCTGAATGCTGACATCCTCTTTGGCTTGCCGCATCAGACGCCAGAAAAGATAACGGAAAGCGTGCAGAAACTGCTCTCGCTATCTCCTGATCGCGTCGCGCTCTATGGCTATGCCCATGTGCCTTGGATGGCCAAACGTCAGCAGTTGATCCCATCCGATGCTCTGCCAACCCCCGAAGAAAGGCTGGCACTCTTTGAAACAGCCGCAGAATTGTTCAGCTGGGATGGCTACGATGCAATTGGTATAGACCACTTTGCGCTGCCAACAGACGGGCTTGCGAAGGCTGCCCAGAAGGGTCTACTGCGTCGCAATTTTCAGGGCTATACGGATGATCAAGCAGACGTTCTGATCGGGGTTGGTGCCTCATCCATTTCGAAATTCCCGCAAGGATACGCACAGAATGCGCCTGCGACAGCCGCTTATACGAAGGCCGTTCAATCGGGCGCTTTCTCGGTATCGCGCGGTCATGAATTCAGCGACGAGGATCGGTTGAATGCCCGTCTCATCGAGGCGGTCATGTGTGATTTTGCGGTCAATGCTAAAGAGATCGTTGAAACTTTCGCCATTTCGCAGGACGATCTTCGAGACATATTCGACGCGGTAAACCTGAAATTTGATGGGCTTCTGAATGTGTCTGATGAGGGTCTTTTGGTACCAACAGAAGTACGCCCTCTCACCCGACTAATAGCACGCGCGTTTGATGCCTACGATCAAAGCAAAGCACGCCATAGCGCAGCGATTTGA
- the fnrL gene encoding transcriptional regulator FnrL, whose product MSLELPTGAPRDCGDCQIRHRAVCSRCDADELTQLDEIKYYRSYEAGQTVIWSGDQMDFVGSVVTGIATLTQTMEDGRTQMVGLLLPSDFVGRPGRDIAPYDVVATSDIVMCCFRKKPFEAMMEKTPHIAQRLLQMTLDELDAAREWMLVLGRKKAREKIASLLAIIARRDATLKLATLQGTMEFDLPLTREAMADYLGLTLETVSRQISALKRDGVISLEGNRHVTVHDMDRLLEEAGDDADGGVLI is encoded by the coding sequence ATGTCATTGGAATTGCCAACCGGCGCACCACGAGACTGCGGAGACTGCCAGATTAGGCACCGCGCGGTTTGCTCTCGTTGCGACGCTGACGAGTTAACCCAGCTTGACGAGATCAAGTATTATCGTAGCTACGAAGCAGGCCAGACTGTGATTTGGTCCGGTGACCAAATGGATTTTGTTGGCTCGGTTGTGACAGGGATCGCGACTTTGACGCAAACGATGGAAGATGGGCGTACGCAGATGGTAGGGCTCTTGCTGCCCTCCGATTTCGTAGGGCGGCCCGGCCGCGATATCGCGCCTTATGATGTGGTCGCGACATCAGACATAGTGATGTGTTGTTTCCGCAAAAAGCCGTTTGAGGCGATGATGGAGAAGACGCCGCATATTGCGCAGCGTCTTTTGCAAATGACCCTAGATGAGCTGGATGCTGCCCGCGAATGGATGCTTGTGCTGGGTCGTAAGAAAGCGCGCGAGAAAATCGCTTCGCTTTTGGCCATCATAGCGCGGCGTGATGCGACCCTGAAACTGGCGACGTTGCAAGGGACGATGGAATTCGATCTGCCGCTGACCCGTGAGGCAATGGCAGACTATCTGGGTTTGACGTTGGAAACCGTCAGCCGCCAGATCTCGGCGCTAAAGCGTGATGGGGTGATTTCGCTGGAAGGCAATCGCCATGTCACGGTGCATGATATGGATCGCCTGCTGGAAGAAGCAGGCGATGATGCGGACGGTGGTGTTCTGATCTGA
- a CDS encoding universal stress protein — MPFKSVMSVLTDVDFAEQTLKQASLFAREHRAHLDVLTLGVDRSQMGYYFSGASAVVVETSLNQAREEAQAIERVAETFLRNTECRWAVEAGVSQMTDVARHVAARARFSDVMILPKPYGENHGYEMETTIEAALFDAGAPVLVVPESGKTISKPKSITVAWNESQEALGAAKAALPLLAEADLVRVLVIDPPTHGPNRSDPGGLLSTFLARHGVRVEIDVLSKSMPRVSDVLLRHAQDTEAEMIVMGAYGHSRFRESILGGATRHMLEQAEIPVFMAH; from the coding sequence ATGCCCTTCAAATCCGTGATGTCCGTGTTGACCGATGTGGATTTTGCCGAGCAGACTTTGAAACAGGCCAGCCTATTTGCACGCGAGCATCGGGCGCATCTGGATGTCTTAACCCTCGGCGTAGATCGCAGTCAGATGGGCTACTATTTTTCAGGAGCCAGCGCTGTGGTGGTAGAAACCTCTCTCAACCAGGCGCGCGAAGAAGCCCAGGCGATTGAACGCGTGGCAGAGACTTTCTTAAGGAATACAGAATGCCGCTGGGCGGTGGAGGCTGGTGTCTCTCAGATGACAGATGTGGCCCGCCATGTCGCCGCGCGCGCACGGTTCTCAGATGTGATGATCCTGCCGAAACCCTATGGCGAAAACCATGGGTATGAAATGGAGACGACCATCGAAGCCGCTCTGTTTGATGCAGGCGCTCCGGTTCTTGTGGTCCCGGAAAGCGGGAAAACCATTTCGAAGCCGAAATCGATCACCGTGGCTTGGAACGAAAGTCAGGAGGCGCTTGGCGCTGCTAAAGCGGCCTTGCCGCTTTTGGCTGAGGCTGATCTAGTGCGCGTTTTGGTAATTGACCCGCCGACCCATGGTCCTAACCGGTCTGATCCGGGTGGCCTGCTGTCAACATTCCTCGCCCGTCACGGCGTGCGCGTGGAAATCGACGTTCTGTCAAAATCCATGCCACGCGTTTCTGATGTTCTGCTGCGTCATGCGCAGGACACCGAGGCGGAGATGATTGTCATGGGGGCCTACGGTCACTCGCGGTTCCGCGAATCCATCCTGGGAGGCGCGACCCGCCATATGTTGGAGCAGGCCGAAATCCCTGTCTTCATGGCGCACTGA
- a CDS encoding ABC transporter ATP-binding protein yields MSILEVKGLRVSFRVEGRDFEAVRGVSFSVDRGETVALVGESGSGKSVTALSTVSLLGASATVSGSVTYDGQEMVSADEKLLRKVRGNDISFIFQEPMTSLNPLHTLEKQLGESLALHQGIVGDEARERILDLMNKVGIRDAESRLTSYPHQLSGGQRQRIMIAMALANKPDILVADEPTTALDVTIQAQILELLAELKKSEGMGLLFITHDLGIVRRIADKVCVMKDGEIVEAGPVAEIFANPQHEYTRKLLNARAAGAPDPVAETAPVVAETKGLRIWFPIQRGLLRRTVGHVKAVNDATMTVRAGETLGVVGESGSGKTTLALAIMRLIASEGDIRFMDEDIRKRKTKELRALRKDMQIVFQDPFGSLSPRMSCEQIIAEGLGVHGNPDGRDPRELVAEVMEEVGLDPATMDRYPHEFSGGQRQRIAIARAMILRPKLVVLDEPTSALDMTVQVQIVDLLRNLQKKYGLAYLFISHDLHVVRAMSHKIMVMKQGDVVEAGAAEDVFTNPKTGYTQELLAAAD; encoded by the coding sequence ATGAGCATTCTTGAGGTAAAGGGCCTGCGTGTGTCCTTCCGTGTGGAGGGGCGAGATTTTGAGGCCGTCAGAGGCGTGTCCTTCTCGGTGGATCGTGGAGAAACCGTCGCTTTGGTCGGTGAGTCAGGTTCCGGCAAATCCGTGACCGCGCTTTCGACAGTATCCCTGCTTGGTGCAAGCGCCACCGTGTCGGGATCGGTGACATATGATGGTCAGGAGATGGTGTCAGCGGATGAAAAGCTGCTGCGTAAGGTGCGCGGGAATGACATCAGCTTCATTTTCCAGGAACCGATGACCTCACTGAACCCTCTGCATACGCTGGAAAAGCAGCTGGGCGAGTCGCTTGCACTTCACCAGGGGATTGTCGGCGACGAGGCGCGCGAACGCATCTTGGATTTGATGAACAAAGTTGGAATCCGAGACGCTGAATCCAGGTTGACATCCTATCCGCACCAGCTAAGCGGTGGACAACGGCAGCGCATCATGATCGCGATGGCTCTGGCGAACAAGCCAGACATATTGGTGGCAGATGAACCGACGACAGCGCTGGACGTGACCATCCAAGCACAGATTTTGGAGCTCTTGGCTGAACTGAAGAAATCCGAAGGTATGGGCCTTTTGTTTATTACCCACGACCTTGGGATTGTGCGTCGGATCGCGGATAAGGTCTGCGTCATGAAAGATGGCGAGATTGTCGAAGCGGGGCCGGTCGCTGAAATCTTTGCCAATCCACAGCATGAATACACCAGAAAACTGCTAAATGCTCGTGCCGCAGGAGCACCGGACCCGGTGGCTGAGACCGCGCCGGTGGTGGCTGAAACCAAGGGCTTGCGTATTTGGTTCCCAATCCAACGTGGCCTTTTGCGTCGTACCGTTGGTCATGTGAAAGCGGTGAATGACGCAACCATGACCGTTCGAGCAGGTGAAACGCTTGGGGTGGTCGGTGAGAGCGGATCAGGCAAAACGACGCTTGCCTTGGCCATCATGCGCCTGATCGCATCCGAAGGTGACATCCGCTTCATGGATGAGGACATTCGCAAGCGCAAAACCAAAGAATTGCGTGCACTGCGTAAGGACATGCAGATCGTCTTCCAAGACCCGTTTGGCAGTCTCTCTCCCCGTATGAGTTGCGAGCAGATCATCGCGGAAGGGCTGGGAGTGCATGGCAATCCGGATGGGCGTGACCCGCGTGAGTTGGTGGCGGAAGTCATGGAAGAGGTTGGGCTCGATCCGGCGACAATGGACCGATACCCGCACGAGTTTTCTGGTGGTCAACGCCAACGTATTGCCATCGCAAGGGCTATGATCTTGCGACCCAAGTTGGTGGTGCTGGATGAACCGACTTCTGCGCTGGATATGACTGTTCAGGTGCAAATTGTGGACCTGCTTCGTAATCTGCAGAAGAAATACGGGCTCGCTTATCTATTCATCAGTCACGACCTGCACGTTGTGCGCGCGATGAGCCACAAGATCATGGTGATGAAACAGGGCGACGTTGTTGAAGCTGGCGCAGCTGAAGACGTGTTTACAAATCCGAAGACGGGCTACACTCAAGAACTTCTTGCTGCGGCAGACTGA
- the ccoN gene encoding cytochrome-c oxidase, cbb3-type subunit I codes for MINTVKLIVLGLITLGAMIAANYARDLAYMVQALVIVLVSGGLFLWVLRGTGEEKPVPSQSEYMDDVIRAGVVATAFWGVVGFLVGVFIAFQLAFPVLNFEWTQGIGNFGRLRPLHTSAVIFAFGGNALIATSFYVVQRTSAARLWGGNLAWFVFWGYQLFIVLAALGYVLGGTQSKEYAEPEWHVDLWLTIVWVAYLAVFLGTIIKRKEKHIYVANWFFLSFIVTVAMLHLVNNMTIPVSIFGSKSVILWAGVQDAMVQWWYGHNAVGFFLTAGFLGMMYYFIPKQAERPVFSYKLSIIHFWALIFLYIWAGPHHLHYTALPDWASTLGMVFSIILWMPSWGGMINGLMTLSGAWDKLRTDPVIRMMVISLGFYGMSTFEGPMMSIRAVNSLSHYTDWTIGHVHSGALGWNGMITFGALYFLVPVLWKRERLYSLTMVSWHFWLATIGIILYAASMWVTGIMEGLMWREVDANGFLVNSFADTVAAKFPMYVVRGLGGVMYLVGAIIMCVNLWLTVRKAPAKEASLTVAVPAE; via the coding sequence ATGATCAACACTGTGAAGCTGATCGTGCTGGGCCTCATCACGCTAGGAGCGATGATTGCGGCCAACTATGCGCGCGACTTGGCCTATATGGTGCAAGCACTTGTGATTGTGCTTGTTTCCGGTGGGCTTTTTTTATGGGTGCTGCGGGGAACGGGTGAAGAAAAGCCGGTACCTTCGCAGTCCGAATATATGGATGACGTGATCCGGGCAGGCGTGGTTGCCACGGCTTTCTGGGGCGTTGTGGGGTTCTTGGTAGGCGTTTTCATCGCATTCCAATTGGCCTTTCCGGTTCTTAATTTTGAATGGACACAAGGTATCGGCAACTTTGGCCGTCTGCGCCCGCTGCACACCAGCGCGGTAATTTTTGCCTTTGGCGGCAACGCTTTGATTGCGACATCCTTCTATGTCGTGCAGCGCACCAGCGCCGCACGTCTCTGGGGTGGCAATCTTGCGTGGTTTGTCTTCTGGGGCTACCAGCTGTTCATCGTGTTGGCAGCACTCGGCTATGTTCTGGGTGGCACGCAGTCCAAAGAATATGCCGAACCTGAATGGCATGTGGACCTTTGGCTGACCATCGTCTGGGTCGCTTATCTGGCCGTGTTCCTTGGCACCATCATCAAACGCAAGGAAAAGCACATCTACGTGGCGAACTGGTTCTTCCTGAGCTTTATCGTCACCGTTGCGATGCTGCACCTTGTGAACAATATGACCATTCCGGTCAGCATCTTTGGCTCCAAATCCGTGATCCTCTGGGCAGGTGTTCAGGACGCCATGGTGCAATGGTGGTATGGCCACAATGCGGTGGGCTTCTTCCTGACAGCGGGCTTCCTGGGCATGATGTACTACTTCATTCCGAAGCAGGCTGAACGTCCGGTGTTCTCTTACAAACTGTCGATCATCCACTTCTGGGCGCTGATCTTCCTGTATATCTGGGCGGGTCCACACCACCTGCATTACACTGCGCTGCCTGACTGGGCATCGACTCTGGGTATGGTCTTCTCGATCATCCTTTGGATGCCAAGCTGGGGTGGTATGATCAACGGTCTGATGACGCTCTCTGGCGCATGGGACAAGCTGCGCACCGACCCGGTGATCCGGATGATGGTGATCTCGCTTGGCTTCTACGGCATGTCGACCTTCGAAGGTCCAATGATGTCGATCCGTGCGGTGAACTCTCTGAGCCACTACACCGACTGGACTATTGGTCACGTGCATTCTGGTGCGCTGGGTTGGAACGGTATGATCACCTTTGGTGCTCTCTACTTCCTGGTACCGGTTCTGTGGAAACGCGAACGTCTGTACAGCTTGACCATGGTAAGCTGGCACTTCTGGCTCGCGACTATCGGGATCATCCTTTACGCGGCCTCCATGTGGGTGACCGGCATCATGGAAGGCCTGATGTGGCGTGAAGTGGATGCGAACGGCTTCCTCGTGAACTCCTTCGCCGACACCGTTGCCGCGAAATTCCCAATGTATGTGGTGCGCGGACTGGGTGGGGTCATGTACCTCGTAGGTGCGATCATCATGTGTGTGAACCTCTGGCTGACTGTACGCAAGGCTCCGGCAAAAGAAGCCAGCCTGACCGTCGCAGTTCCAGCAGAATAA